The Planctellipticum variicoloris DNA window ACTTCACAAATTGTTCGACGCCCGCTTCGATCGGCGTCGACGGTTTGAATCCGACGTCGCGAGTCAGATCTTCGACGTCAGCATAGGTCGCCGGGACATCCCCCGGTTGCATCGGCAGCAGGTTCTTCACCGCTTTTTCGCCGAGACTGTGTTCGAGCGTCTCAATCAACCGCATCAGCTCCACCGGCTGGTTGTTGCCGATGTTGTAGACGCGGTAGGGAGCAAAACTTGCGGCCGGATCCGGGCGATCGCCCGACCAGTTCGGATCCGGGGCCGCGATCCGGTCGGCGGTTCGCACGACCCCTTCGACAATGTCGTCGATGTAGGTGAAATCCCGCTGCATCCGGCCTTCGTTGAACACGTCAATCGGCCGCCCTGCCAGGATCGCCTCGGTAAAGAGCCAGAGGGCCATATCGGGCCGGCCCCAGGGTCCGTAGACCGTGAAGAACCGGAGGCCGGTCGTCGGCAGGCGATACAGGTGACTGTAGGAATGGGCCATCAGTTCGTTGGCCTTCTTCGTCGCCGCGTACAGGCTGACGGGATGGTCGACGTTCTGGTGCACCGAAAACGGCATCTGCGTGTTCGCGCCGTAAACGCTGCTGGACGACGCATAGACGAAGTGCCCGACTTCGTGCCGCCGGCAGGCTTCCAGCACATTGGCGAACCCGACCAGATTGCTGTCGATATAGGCCTGCGGATGCGTCAGCGAATATCGCACGCCCGCCTGGGCGGCAAGATGAATCACGACGTCAAATCGTTCGGAGGCAAACAGTCCGGTCAGTCCGTCGGCGTCCGTCAGATCGAGATGCGCGAAGCGAAATCCGGGATGTCCGGTCAATTGAGCCAGGCGGTCCTGCTTGAGTTGTACCGAATAATACGAATTGAGGTTATCGAGACCGATGACCGTATCGCCCCGTTCCAGCAGCGACCGGCAGGTATGCATTCCGATGAAGCCCGCGGCTCCCGTCACCAGGTATTTCATCGTCTGCCAGCACCCTGCAAACCGTCGGCCGGAATATCGTGGTCTGAGCGCCGTCACCCGACAGGCCCGGACTTGTAAAAGCGGAACACGCTGCGCCGCCTCGCCGAATCATGAGTCCCCAGCTAATCCGAAGGATGGACCGCTGTAAACCCCACCTCAACCACCGAAAGCCGCGCAGCAGAGGAAAGGCCGGCAAGAAATACGCACTTTGCGCAAGGCACCCATTTTTCCGACGGGTGGCATTGTCGCACGGCGGGAGGCACGATGCACACAGAACGCAGCGCCGACATGATCGACACAATCGGCCCCTCTCAATTGTCACGCCGCCTTGCGGCGGACGCGCGGCTCGCTCTTCCAGCGACGATGCACCCAGAAATACTGCTCCGGCGCGCGACGGATCGCAGTCTCCAGCGCGCGGGTGTAATCCTGCGTCATCTCCCGGACGGCGTCGCTCCCCGGATACTCCCGCGGATCGAAGACGCCGTCGCAATGCATCGAGAAGCGGACCCAGGGGGCCGCCGCAAAATCGTCGGTCTCCCGCATCGTGCTGCCAACCACGATCAATGCGTCGTATTCGATCGCCAGCAGGGCGATCGACTTGAACGTGCTGGCCGGGACGCCGAAGAAATCGACGAACAGCCCCCGCGAACCAGCGTCCTGGTCCCCCAGCAGCCCGACATGCCCCCCCCGCTGCAGCAGGGTCAGCATCTCGTCAAAGTCCCCCTTCTTCAGCAGCAACCGGTGACCGGTCGACTCGCGATAGCGGGCAAACCAGTCGTGAAGATAGGGGTTGTCCATCTCCCGTGCGATGACTCCCATGGGAAAGTCCCACAGGCCGAAGATTGTGATGCCGGCCTCCCAGTTTCCAAAGTGGCCGCTGAGCAGCAGCACGCGCCGGCCTGAGCACATCGCTTCGACGGTCGGCCGATGGCTTTCGAAGGCGATGATGTCCCGGTAGCTGTGCAGGTGGACCTTGCGGGTCGACTGCACCATTTCCGCGACCATTCGGAACAGATGCACCCACATCCGATAAACCGTCCGGTCGATTTCGCGTTCCGAGAGCTGATCGCCAAACGCCCGCTGCAGATTCTCCCGGGCCACCGGAAAACGGGACCAGCGGCGCGGCAGGCAGTAATGCACGATAAACGCCAGCGACTCGGCGGCGCGCGCAGTCACTCTCGGCGAAAGGGCGTCGATCACGCACACGATCAGCCGGAACAGCAGATACTCCAGCCGATGGCGCAAGTTCCGTACGCTCACAGCGGTCACTCCATTGACCGGGAATCCAACATCTGCGACGCAGTCTGCCGGGAAATCCGTCCCCCGTCAATTCCGAACAGCCGTAACGGCCGCCTGCGACCGGATTTCGGCCCGCAGGCGGCTGCCGGCTGCAGACCGAAACTACTTGAGAGACTTCACCAGCTCAATGATCGCCTTGCTGTCCTCGGCCGCCTTGACCGTCGTGTTCTTCTGGGCAATCTTGCCAGCCTTGTCGACCACGAACGTCCATCGTTGTGTCGTCACATTCCGAACCAGCGTTTCCTCCTTGCCGTCAATCTGGGCCTTGACCGATTTCTCGCCCTTCGTGTGAGGCACGCCGAACTTGGCGGCAACGTCACCGTCAACATCGGCCAGCAGCGGAAAATTCAGGTCGTGGGCCTTCTTGAAAAGCTGGTGATTCCGG harbors:
- a CDS encoding lysophospholipid acyltransferase family protein → MSVRNLRHRLEYLLFRLIVCVIDALSPRVTARAAESLAFIVHYCLPRRWSRFPVARENLQRAFGDQLSEREIDRTVYRMWVHLFRMVAEMVQSTRKVHLHSYRDIIAFESHRPTVEAMCSGRRVLLLSGHFGNWEAGITIFGLWDFPMGVIAREMDNPYLHDWFARYRESTGHRLLLKKGDFDEMLTLLQRGGHVGLLGDQDAGSRGLFVDFFGVPASTFKSIALLAIEYDALIVVGSTMRETDDFAAAPWVRFSMHCDGVFDPREYPGSDAVREMTQDYTRALETAIRRAPEQYFWVHRRWKSEPRVRRKAA
- a CDS encoding NAD-dependent epimerase produces the protein MKYLVTGAAGFIGMHTCRSLLERGDTVIGLDNLNSYYSVQLKQDRLAQLTGHPGFRFAHLDLTDADGLTGLFASERFDVVIHLAAQAGVRYSLTHPQAYIDSNLVGFANVLEACRRHEVGHFVYASSSSVYGANTQMPFSVHQNVDHPVSLYAATKKANELMAHSYSHLYRLPTTGLRFFTVYGPWGRPDMALWLFTEAILAGRPIDVFNEGRMQRDFTYIDDIVEGVVRTADRIAAPDPNWSGDRPDPAASFAPYRVYNIGNNQPVELMRLIETLEHSLGEKAVKNLLPMQPGDVPATYADVEDLTRDVGFKPSTPIEAGVEQFVKWYRGYHGV